A genomic segment from Methanolobus zinderi encodes:
- a CDS encoding small multi-drug export protein, which produces MIGLELLESSEGFVAYALVFILAAIPWIEILLVIPVGIAIDLNPLAVAVLAAVGNLATVYLLIFAHDSLHSFWQKLRLNGNGKRPEGRKKRAMHTWDSYGLPGLAMLAPVVTGTHLAALIALGLGSRRYSVALWLTLSILIWTAVVTAASYYGIESLKWLFG; this is translated from the coding sequence ATGATTGGACTAGAGTTGTTGGAAAGCTCCGAGGGCTTTGTTGCATATGCACTGGTGTTCATACTAGCAGCTATCCCATGGATAGAGATACTTCTTGTCATTCCGGTGGGAATTGCCATTGACCTCAACCCTCTGGCTGTTGCGGTACTGGCAGCCGTCGGGAATCTGGCAACTGTTTATCTATTGATATTTGCACATGATTCCCTGCATTCTTTCTGGCAAAAACTCAGACTAAACGGTAATGGTAAAAGGCCTGAGGGAAGAAAAAAGAGAGCAATGCATACGTGGGATTCTTATGGCCTGCCGGGTCTGGCAATGCTTGCACCCGTGGTTACAGGTACTCATCTTGCTGCACTCATTGCCCTTGGTCTTGGTTCCAGGCGTTATTCGGTAGCCCTGTGGCTGACCCTGAGCATTTTAATATGGACTGCGGTGGTAACTGCCGCTTCATATTACGGGATCGAGAGCCTGAAATGGCTATTTGGGTAG
- a CDS encoding SAM-dependent methyltransferase, protein MPVKYKNIVPWGRSFREYVDMFHLSDEDLNRSILGCGDGPASFNYEMTQQGRLVVSVDPVYSFDRDAIEKRIYGTYVEVLEQTKANQDKFVWENISSVEELGRIRMESMKLFLDDFEAGKQQGRYVAGELPELPFADGSFDMALVSHLLFLYSEQLSLEFHLSAVDELLRVAGEVRIFPLLDLNSRRSLHVDEVIDYVADKGYSVREEKVKYEFQKGGNRMLKMLKC, encoded by the coding sequence ATGCCTGTCAAATACAAGAATATCGTCCCCTGGGGTCGTTCGTTCCGGGAGTACGTTGATATGTTCCACCTCAGTGACGAAGATCTGAACAGATCCATTCTCGGATGTGGCGACGGGCCTGCTAGTTTTAACTACGAGATGACACAACAGGGAAGATTGGTTGTTTCAGTTGATCCTGTCTACAGTTTTGACAGGGATGCCATCGAAAAAAGAATCTATGGGACCTACGTTGAAGTACTGGAGCAGACCAAAGCAAATCAGGATAAGTTCGTCTGGGAGAACATTTCCTCGGTCGAAGAGCTGGGGAGAATTCGCATGGAATCCATGAAGCTTTTCCTTGATGACTTTGAGGCTGGCAAACAGCAAGGACGCTATGTTGCAGGAGAACTGCCGGAGCTGCCGTTTGCTGACGGTTCCTTTGACATGGCACTTGTATCGCATCTGCTGTTCCTGTATTCGGAACAATTGTCCCTTGAGTTTCATCTTAGTGCGGTTGATGAACTGCTCAGGGTTGCAGGCGAAGTGAGGATATTCCCGTTGCTTGACCTGAACTCAAGGCGTTCTCTGCATGTTGATGAAGTGATAGATTATGTTGCTGACAAAGGATATTCTGTTCGTGAAGAGAAGGTGAAGTATGAGTTTCAGAAAGGCGGGAACAGGATGTTGAAGATGTTGAAGTGTTAA
- a CDS encoding nucleotidyltransferase family protein, with amino-acid sequence MPAKKDVETYRRKLHEMLPELKEEYNVSYIGLFGSYVHGEDTPESDLDVLVEFSRNPTIFRFVNLENYLSDKLGVKVDLVMRSALKPNIGKYILREVEALV; translated from the coding sequence ATGCCAGCCAAAAAAGATGTTGAAACTTACAGAAGAAAACTTCATGAAATGCTACCGGAGTTGAAAGAGGAATACAATGTAAGTTACATAGGTCTGTTTGGGTCCTATGTGCATGGAGAGGATACACCGGAAAGTGATCTTGATGTGCTGGTTGAGTTCAGCAGGAATCCTACTATTTTCCGTTTCGTGAATCTTGAAAATTACCTTTCGGATAAGCTGGGAGTCAAAGTGGATCTTGTTATGAGAAGTGCACTGAAGCCAAACATCGGTAAATACATACTACGTGAAGTCGAAGCGCTAGTTTGA